The Novipirellula galeiformis nucleotide sequence CCGGCCGGAGTGACGATAATGTGGAGAGTGTGAAGCTGAGGTTCGACACCTTCAAGGCGGAGACGCTGCCCACCGTGGAGCTCTTCAAGAGCAAAGGTAAATGTGTTGAAGTCGACACCAGCCAAGATCGCCAAGCCGTCTTTGCGCTCGTCATCCGTAACCTGGCGGAGTACACCGATACTCAACTTGCTACTAAGCCGCTGACCGAGAGAGCGGAGATGCTTCTCGGTCTCAGGCCTTACTCCGCAGAGGAGGCGTAACGGGGGATTGAAGACTCCGGTCAATCCAATCGTGGATCTCTGCTGCCTTCGTGTGGTTATCCGGCTCCGGGGGCAATGCATCCGAGCGGGTTTCCGTTTGCGATTTGGCATCCTCAACCACAAGGTTTTCGTTGACGATTGAGTGGTTGTCCCCGTTTCGGAGTCCATCGCGAGTGACCGTTGACGCGGGGCCATGACGCGGTAGAATCAATCGAGCAACGCCCGGACGAGACGCGCCGTACCCGGTCAAGACAAGACGACGCACTTACGAATTTTCTTTCCGTAGGAGCATCGTCATGAAACCGTGGATTATCTTGTTGGTCGCTGGGTTGTTGGAAACCGGATGGGCTGTTGGCTTGAAATATACCGACGCCTTCACACGGTTTTGGCCCAGTGTGGGGACCGGCGTGGCGCTCGTCGCCAGCATGGTTCTGCTTGCGATTGCCGTGCGCGAACTTCCCATTGGTACGGCCTATCCCGTCTGGGTCGGCATCGGGGCCGTCGGAGCTGCGGCCTATGGCATGCTCTTTCTGAGCGAGCCTGTCTCGTCGTCTCGCATTTTCTTTCTCGCCTTGTTGCTCGTCGCCATTGTTGGTTTGAAGCTGACCTCCGTCACGAGTTAATCGCGCGGCGCACGACAGTGAACCATGGAGCGGTAAGGATCGCGCGGTGATCGCCACGTTCGATTTTGCCAACCAAGTGGCAGCCTGAGTGGGAGCCGATAGAATGATGGAGTGCCGGTTGCCTTCATTCCTCTTCATGCGATCAGTAGGCGTTTCGTGTCGGAAGTCACCCAAATACTCCATCGGATTGAACAGGGCGACGCGGCGGCGAGCGAATTGTTGCCGCTGGTTTACGCTGAATTACGCCGCTTGGCGGGGCACAAACTAAAGAGTGAGGCCGCCGGCCAGACACTGCAACCGACCGCGCTGGTCCACGAAGCCTACATGCGGTTGGTCGGCTACGAGGACGTGCAACGCTGGGACAGCCGCGGCCATTTCTTTGCCGCAGCCGCCGAGGCGATGCGGCGAATTCTGATCGAAAATGTGCGTCGCCGGCGAAGTCTGAAACGGGGGGGAGATCGTGCACGGTTCGAGATCGCCGAGGACGATGCGATTGTCGATACCATCAATCTCGACGAGTTGCTCGATTTGGATGCGGCACTCGAAAAGCTCGGTGACAGCGAACCGGAGCTCGCGAAGCTCGTGAAACTGCGATATTTCGCTGGCTTGAGTGTCGAAGAGTCTGCCGAAGTGCTGGGGGTTTCGTCTCGGACCGTCAAGCGAAATTGGGCCTTTGCCCGGGCCTGGTTGGGCCGCGAGCTGAATTCGGAAGCAGAATCCTGAAATTTTATGTCCCCGGCGGCGCTCCGATTTCGCATCTCGAGTTGTAATGCTTCGCTTAGGGACTGAATCAGACACATGGCTACCGAATCAGAGAAATCGATCTTCTTCAACGCGCTGGACATTGAGTCCCCGCGCGATCGTTCGGCCTATGTGGAACAAGCCTGTCGCGGCAATGAGCATCTTTTTAACGCCGTTTGTGCACTGCTCCGTGAAAACGATCGAGCAGAGAATCCGGTCGATCGGCCGCTGGCGCCCCCCTTTCTGCCGTCGCTGACGATGGATCAGTCAAGTGAGGTGAGCGATTCCCGGTTCGCACCGGGCACGATGGTCGGCCCCTACAGGTTGATGGAGCAAATTGGCGAAGGAGGGTTCGGGCTGGTCTTCGTCGCCGACCAACAGAAACCGGTTCGTCGCCGGGTCGCGCTCAAGATCATCAAACCGGGGATGGAAACTCGCGAGGTGATCGCTCGGTTCGAAGCCGAACGTCAAGCGCTCGCCATGATGGACCACGAAAACATCGCTCGCGTTTTCGACGCTGGGGTGACCGACGATGGCCAACCCTACTTTGTGATGGAACTGGTTCGTGGCGTTCCGCTAAACGAGTTCTCCGATAACCATCGACTCGACACGCGTGCACGGCTGGAATTGTTTCTGTCGATCTGCAATGCGGTTCAGCACGCGCATCAAAAAGGGATCATCCACCGCGATCTGAAACCATCCAATGTGCTGGTGACGCTACAAGACGGTCGGCCGATCGCCAAAGTGATCGACTTCGGCATCGTAAAAGCCATCGGCCAAACTTTGACCGATAAGACAATCTACACGCGTCTGTCCTCGATGATCGGCACTCCGGCTTACATGAGCCCCGAGCAAGCGGAAATGAGCAACGTTGATGTCGACACTCGCAGCGACATCTATTCGCTTGGGGTGATGCTTTACGAATTGTTGACCGGTTCGACGCCGTTCACTCGTGATCGCCTTAACAGTGTCGGCTTCGACGAGCTTCGCCGGATCATCCGCGAAGAGGAACCGCCACGCCCAAGCGCTCGATTTAGCACCTTGGGCGACAAAATTGCAACGACCATTTCAGCCAATCGTCGACTCGAGCCAGCGAAGCTCGTGTCGCTGATGCAGGGCGATTTGGATTGGATCGTGATGAAGGCGCTCGACAAAGATCGCGGTCGACGTTATCCGAGTGCCAATGCAATGGGCGAAGACGTGTCACGTTTTTTGCTCGGCAAGCCGGTCGAAGCCCGTCCCCCCTCGACCCTGTATCGGTTCACCAAGTTCGCGCGACGAAACAAAGTGGTGTTGGCAACCGTTTCGCTGGTCGCAGCCGCGTTGATCGTTGGAACCGTCATTAGCGTGTGGCAGGCAACCATCGCCTACGACGCGCTACAGCAGGCACAGCAAGCCGAATCAGCAGCGAATGATTCGCGGCAAGAGCTAAAGGAATTTACCGATCGGCTTCAGCAGGCCAACGCACTGTTGACTTCAGGCCGAGCGTTTGTCGAAGCAGGCAACCTAGGTGCAGCGCACAACGCGTACACTCAAGCGACCGAGGTTCAACCGAGGTACTTCCATGTCTGGATGGAACGAGGGCTGCTTTATGCAAAGTTGGGCTTATGGAATCGAGCCGCAGTCGATTTTAGCAAGGCGATCGAATTGGGGTGTCCCGTCGATCGTGCCGAGTTTATGGGGGTCGCGCAGCTGTTTTTCTTCCTGCGTAATGAGGCAACGTACCGGCTGCTTTCCAAATCGCTGGCCGATTCCAATGGCGGTTATCTGATCACCAAGCTGGGAGGGCTGCTGGTTGAACCTCTCGAGCAAGGTCTCGCGAAACAGCTCGCTTCCGAAGCGGAGCAAATGCTGGTCGACCGACGTTTGAACCTTCCCGTTGCACGGAATCGACTCTCACGTGCGCCGCGGGGTGCGAAGCTGTACCTCGCCGGTTGGGCGCACCTGCAAGCAGCGGATTTGGAGCAAGCGATTGAGCGTCTAGAGCAGTCAAATAGCGAGGACCCGTATTGGCCAGGCCGTGGTATCGGCGATCCGCTGCTGGCGATTGCCTATCATCAGGCCGGACGCGATGAAGAGGC carries:
- a CDS encoding DMT family transporter, with translation MKPWIILLVAGLLETGWAVGLKYTDAFTRFWPSVGTGVALVASMVLLAIAVRELPIGTAYPVWVGIGAVGAAAYGMLFLSEPVSSSRIFFLALLLVAIVGLKLTSVTS
- a CDS encoding ECF-type sigma factor, yielding MSEVTQILHRIEQGDAAASELLPLVYAELRRLAGHKLKSEAAGQTLQPTALVHEAYMRLVGYEDVQRWDSRGHFFAAAAEAMRRILIENVRRRRSLKRGGDRARFEIAEDDAIVDTINLDELLDLDAALEKLGDSEPELAKLVKLRYFAGLSVEESAEVLGVSSRTVKRNWAFARAWLGRELNSEAES
- a CDS encoding protein kinase domain-containing protein; this encodes MATESEKSIFFNALDIESPRDRSAYVEQACRGNEHLFNAVCALLRENDRAENPVDRPLAPPFLPSLTMDQSSEVSDSRFAPGTMVGPYRLMEQIGEGGFGLVFVADQQKPVRRRVALKIIKPGMETREVIARFEAERQALAMMDHENIARVFDAGVTDDGQPYFVMELVRGVPLNEFSDNHRLDTRARLELFLSICNAVQHAHQKGIIHRDLKPSNVLVTLQDGRPIAKVIDFGIVKAIGQTLTDKTIYTRLSSMIGTPAYMSPEQAEMSNVDVDTRSDIYSLGVMLYELLTGSTPFTRDRLNSVGFDELRRIIREEEPPRPSARFSTLGDKIATTISANRRLEPAKLVSLMQGDLDWIVMKALDKDRGRRYPSANAMGEDVSRFLLGKPVEARPPSTLYRFTKFARRNKVVLATVSLVAAALIVGTVISVWQATIAYDALQQAQQAESAANDSRQELKEFTDRLQQANALLTSGRAFVEAGNLGAAHNAYTQATEVQPRYFHVWMERGLLYAKLGLWNRAAVDFSKAIELGCPVDRAEFMGVAQLFFFLRNEATYRLLSKSLADSNGGYLITKLGGLLVEPLEQGLAKQLASEAEQMLVDRRLNLPVARNRLSRAPRGAKLYLAGWAHLQAADLEQAIERLEQSNSEDPYWPGRGIGDPLLAIAYHQAGRDEEAIRALERSSGSLSDWLDQSLTRQQGAPPIPWFDWVQFLISHQQASILVTGETPPTDPRLAEMEALAVAAIQ